One Nostoc punctiforme PCC 73102 DNA window includes the following coding sequences:
- a CDS encoding Tudor-knot domain-containing protein: protein MDKSIIQLVDELPTDNITVKVLKALDYVAPGEWSNLTGFENSIRSITGETDVKVIQRIRDRAVVLYEDPQKGYQFAIKLYQTIDKADTAMAAAALANKVSEKIGFLSFLGNITPKADVTQSIDLALKIAVEIIAFCKLNGIPQPNPQEFANSLANNYQNASLMRMVALVCIDGILPLGPDFLSKIHGVISGTDAGAITQNPVFLAINNFLPGSNPSDKVGFIGQSFNSVQGWMNNLVSKTGITPQSISSNLGSFIQIADDNLDFVAVFLDQTTNYYEHTGTQTVARGLILEAYALVKEEIKQEQQKPIQDVSSASAVKSDKNQYEVSKTVEVWDGEEEDWYQGTIEKIQDEQFFIHYLGYGSSYDEWVGEDDIRTRDLRSADDNGYAVGQKVKCWDEDQEAWYSATIQQIQNQQYFVHYVGYDSSYDEWVDSDEIS, encoded by the coding sequence ATGGATAAATCAATTATTCAGTTGGTTGACGAATTACCAACTGACAATATCACTGTCAAAGTTTTAAAGGCTCTTGATTACGTAGCACCAGGTGAGTGGAGCAATTTGACGGGATTTGAAAATAGTATTCGCAGCATTACTGGAGAAACCGATGTTAAGGTAATTCAGAGAATCCGCGATCGCGCTGTCGTATTATACGAAGATCCTCAAAAAGGCTACCAGTTTGCAATCAAGCTTTATCAAACAATTGATAAGGCAGACACAGCTATGGCAGCAGCAGCTTTAGCGAATAAAGTTAGTGAGAAAATCGGCTTTCTGTCTTTTTTAGGCAACATTACTCCCAAAGCTGATGTAACTCAATCTATTGACTTGGCGCTAAAAATCGCTGTCGAAATCATCGCTTTTTGCAAACTAAATGGCATTCCTCAACCTAACCCCCAAGAGTTTGCTAATTCTCTTGCTAACAACTATCAAAATGCCTCCTTAATGCGGATGGTAGCTTTAGTTTGTATAGACGGGATTCTGCCATTAGGTCCCGACTTTCTCAGCAAAATTCACGGAGTAATTAGTGGCACTGATGCTGGTGCAATAACTCAAAATCCGGTTTTCTTAGCCATCAATAACTTTCTACCAGGTAGTAACCCCTCTGATAAAGTTGGTTTTATCGGTCAGAGTTTTAACTCCGTACAAGGTTGGATGAATAACTTAGTATCTAAGACAGGTATAACCCCACAATCAATTTCTAGTAATTTGGGTAGTTTTATTCAGATTGCTGATGATAATTTAGATTTTGTCGCGGTATTCCTAGATCAAACTACCAATTACTACGAGCATACGGGAACTCAAACCGTCGCTCGCGGCTTGATTTTGGAAGCTTATGCTTTAGTAAAAGAGGAAATTAAACAAGAGCAACAAAAGCCTATTCAAGATGTTTCGTCAGCTTCTGCTGTCAAGTCAGATAAGAATCAGTATGAAGTCAGCAAAACAGTAGAAGTCTGGGATGGTGAGGAGGAAGATTGGTATCAGGGAACAATTGAGAAAATCCAAGATGAACAATTCTTTATTCATTACCTTGGTTACGGTTCATCTTATGACGAGTGGGTAGGTGAAGATGACATTCGGACTCGCGATCTTCGCTCTGCGGATGACAATGGATATGCAGTTGGTCAAAAAGTAAAATGTTGGGATGAAGACCAAGAAGCTTGGTATTCCGCAACGATTCAGCAAATCCAAAATCAGCAATACTTTGTTCACTATGTTGGTTATGATTCATCTTATGATGAGTGGGTTGATAGCGACGAAATTTCTTAA